From Bacteroidia bacterium, a single genomic window includes:
- a CDS encoding fibrobacter succinogenes major paralogous domain-containing protein — translation MSILLIITVKSFCQQSAETVVDFDGNIYNTITIGEQTWMKENLRVTHYRNGDSIQNVRYTKDWVNLTNLQQGAYCKYYNSEYNAKIYGNLYNCYAVKDYSRLCPSGWHVPTDEEWTMLAKYLGGDSIAGNKLKELGTKHWESPNTGATNESGFTALPGGYRSLGFFEDIGYNGSWWSSSKDYSVNGLWLQKPYDRYWYRYIKSDKKELGRDKTTMQDGYSVRCIKDTIKK, via the coding sequence TTGTCCATTTTACTAATAATAACAGTAAAATCATTTTGTCAACAGAGTGCAGAAACAGTTGTTGACTTTGACGGAAATATATACAATACTATAACAATTGGAGAACAAACATGGATGAAAGAAAATCTGAGAGTAACACATTACAGGAATGGTGACAGCATACAAAATGTTCGATACACTAAAGACTGGGTTAATCTTACTAATCTGCAACAAGGTGCATATTGCAAATATTATAATTCAGAATATAATGCAAAAATTTATGGAAATCTTTATAACTGTTATGCTGTTAAAGATTACTCCAGATTATGTCCTTCGGGATGGCATGTGCCAACTGATGAAGAATGGACAATGCTTGCAAAATATTTAGGAGGTGATAGTATTGCCGGAAATAAGCTCAAGGAACTGGGAACAAAACATTGGGAAAGCCCGAATACCGGAGCTACAAATGAAAGCGGTTTTACTGCACTTCCGGGTGGTTACCGTTCTTTAGGCTTTTTTGAAGATATTGGATACAACGGCAGTTGGTGGAGCTCATCAAAAGATTATTCTGTAAACGGTTTATGGTTACAAAAACCATATGACAGATACTGGTACAGATATATAAAATCTGACAAAAAAGAATTAGGTAGAGATAAAACAACAATGCAAGACGGATATTCAGTTCGCTGCATTAAGGATACTATTA
- a CDS encoding flavodoxin family protein, whose product MKVIAINGSPKKEGNTFNALNIVGNEISSAGINFEILHIGNKMIHGCMACGKCAINQDQKCTIITDELNEWIQKIKEADGIILGSPVYYSGIAGTMKSFLDRLFYVSTSNGNLFRHKVGAAVVAVRRSGGSSTLDSLYHYLTYSEMILATSNYWNIIHGRTPGEVNQDAEGVQIMRLLGKNMAWLLKMKEATINIIEAPLKEKKEVTNFIR is encoded by the coding sequence ATGAAAGTTATAGCAATCAACGGAAGCCCTAAAAAAGAAGGAAATACTTTTAATGCTTTAAATATTGTTGGTAACGAGATTTCATCTGCCGGCATTAATTTTGAAATCCTGCATATAGGTAATAAAATGATACATGGCTGTATGGCTTGTGGCAAATGTGCAATAAATCAGGATCAAAAATGTACAATAATTACCGATGAACTAAATGAATGGATACAAAAAATAAAAGAGGCAGACGGCATTATTCTAGGTTCACCTGTTTATTATTCAGGAATTGCAGGAACAATGAAAAGTTTCTTAGACCGGTTATTTTATGTTTCTACATCAAATGGTAATTTATTCCGCCACAAAGTTGGCGCAGCAGTTGTAGCAGTCAGACGCTCCGGAGGTTCATCAACATTAGACAGCTTATACCATTACCTTACATATTCCGAAATGATTTTAGCCACATCAAATTACTGGAATATAATTCACGGCAGAACACCAGGTGAAGTTAATCAGGATGCAGAAGGTGTTCAGATTATGCGTTTGTTGGGAAAAAATATGGCATGGTTGTTAAAAATGAAAGAAGCTACAATTAATATTATTGAAGCACCATTAAAAGAGAAAAAAGAAGTAACAAATTTTATAAGATAA
- a CDS encoding DUF4395 domain-containing protein — translation MKDIIQFGENVDGYNVPVLNEREVRAAAGILFLFAFLSLLIIIFEGNFLLAKLFLLVFLLDFIIRVIINPKFSPSLILGRLIVGNQKPEYVGAPQKKFAWTIGLVMGLIMFVLMVLMNTNSFITGLICLICLILLFFESAFGICLGCIFYKLIYKNKVQYCPGESCETKKKEDIQKVSLVQLLIFLGFLVYIVFSVYLLKDTLQSKTENLWTKLGIKKEININK, via the coding sequence GAAAGACATTATTCAATTTGGCGAAAATGTAGATGGATATAATGTTCCTGTTTTAAATGAAAGAGAAGTAAGAGCAGCTGCAGGCATTTTGTTTTTGTTTGCTTTTCTATCATTGCTTATAATTATTTTTGAAGGAAACTTTTTACTGGCAAAACTTTTCCTTTTAGTTTTTCTTTTGGATTTTATAATACGTGTTATAATTAATCCAAAATTCTCACCAAGCCTTATACTTGGGAGACTCATTGTTGGTAATCAAAAACCGGAATATGTAGGAGCACCGCAAAAGAAATTTGCATGGACTATAGGTCTGGTAATGGGACTAATCATGTTTGTATTAATGGTATTAATGAATACAAACAGTTTTATAACCGGTCTTATTTGCTTAATCTGCTTAATTCTTCTATTCTTCGAATCGGCGTTTGGTATATGTCTAGGCTGTATATTCTATAAACTTATTTATAAAAACAAAGTACAATATTGTCCCGGAGAAAGCTGCGAAACGAAGAAAAAAGAAGATATACAAAAAGTTTCTTTAGTACAATTACTAATATTTTTAGGATTCTTAGTGTACATTGTTTTTTCTGTTTATTTATTAAAAGATACACTTCAATCTAAAACCGAGAATTTGTGGACTAAACTCGGAATTAAAAAGGAAATTAATATTAATAAATAA